One Drechmeria coniospora strain ARSEF 6962 chromosome 01, whole genome shotgun sequence genomic region harbors:
- a CDS encoding rid1: MMEGSNTSAASMCTITGHDPQFDPDIIFDHEVIDLTEGATFNTHSLRDGEHPLEKVRIRHQTFERGDVAEAKQLALGAYPIEFLQIKTIVRDYAGHVILRGIPITRTRNLMGKLPKKLNEVCMVLHIDRGTMGTTTNESSIFIDVHPGSIVRKRKFTLTNSIYPDHCSCSVMALPGFDRDRYRRSAERTGRLVCRWVMKIYFTMQGRRTRPDEEVLERISASEVSNLRFKTSDETLRNRWRGGRVKGGSWNGNTAFHGNVVSLDVPSCHRPSRSRGFGQKYTLFDAFAGAGGASRGAQSAGFKVLYAIDKSPDVWDTYQANFPETMLYGMSVDEFVQSTRRELLRADVLHLSPPCQYFSPAHTRQAAHDDENIFALFGCNELINRIRPRMITVEQTFGITHDRHQKYLKTLIGDFTQFGYSVRWKVVRLCHWGSAQDRKRLIVIAAAPGESLPPFPLDSHSESGRAGCKPFTTIWSAIRGIRPRDPLHSIRDVKKHHPPRPALDTSRLVGTITTGAGGIYHPDGTRDLTLREYACLQGFPPNHQFVGTKTSIRRQIGNAFPPNTVEMLYQHLQDWLLKADGFTLCQLPEENVYVIDDEGDFISDSNSTPRFGTTSLPFDDFVQLDDDFMFSSRQILERRSDFVDLT; this comes from the coding sequence ATGATGGAGGGTTCAAACACGAGTGCGGCGTCAATGTGCACCATAACTGGCCATGATCCTCAATTTGATCCGGACATCATCTTCGACCATGAAGTAATTGACCTCACAGAAGGTGCCACCTTCAATACCCACTCATTGCGTGACGGAGAACATCCGTTGGAAAAGGTTCGAATTCGGCATCAGACCTTCGAGAGGGGAGATGTTGCGGAAGCCAAGCAACTCGCCCTGGGTGCATATCCGATTGAGTTTCTGCAAATCAAAACCATCGTGAGAGACTACGCTGGTCATGTCATTCTTCGTGGCATCCCTATCACGAGGACGAGAAATTTGATGGGCAAGCTGCCCAAGAAACTGAACGAAGTATGCATGGTCCTGCATATCGACCGCGGCACAATGGGTACGACGACGAATGAATCATCCATCTTTATCGATGTTCACCCAGGCTCAATTGTGAGAAAGAGAAAATTCACTCTCACAAACTCAATCTACCCAGACCATTGCAGCTGCTCTGTGATGGCCCTGCCGGGCTTCGATCGAGATCGGTATCGTCGTAGCGCGGAGCGCACAGGGCGTCTCGTCTGCCGATGGGTCATGAAAATCTACTTTACAATGCAGGGTCGGAGGACTCGGCCGGACGAAGAAGTTCTCGAGCGGATCTCTGCCTCGGAAGTGTCAAACCTGCGATTCAAAACATCGGATGAAACACTGCGAAATCGTTGGCGCGGCGGAAGGGTGAAAGGCGGTTCATGGAACGGGAACACGGCTTTTCATGGCAATGTGGTAAGCTTGGACGTCCCCTCATGCCATCGGCCGTCTCGATCAAGAGGGTTTGGCCAGAAGTATACCCTGTTTGACGCATTTGCtggtgccggcggcgctTCTCGTGGCGCGCAGAGCGCCGGGTTCAAGGTGTTGTATGCGATTGATAAATCGCCCGATGTCTGGGACACGTACCAGGCGAACTTTCCTGAAACAATGCTCTATGGAATGTCGGTCGACGAGTTCGTTCAATCAACTAGAAGGGAGCTGTTGCGGGCGGATGTGCTTCACCTCTCGCCTCCCTGCCAGTACTTCTCACCCGCGCATACTCGCCAAGCTGCTCACGATGATGAGAACATTTTCGCGCTTTTTGGCTGCAACGAACTGATCAATAGGATTCGCCCACGGATGATCACGGTGGAGCAAACCTTTGGCATTACCCATGATCGCCACCAAAAGTATCTCAAAACCCTGATTGGGGATTTCACTCAGTTTGGATACTCTGTGCGCTGGAAAGTTGTCAGACTTTGTCATTGGGGTTCGGCTCAGGATAGGAAGCGACTCATAGTTATTGCTGCCGCACCTGGAGAGAGCCTTCCTCCGTTTCCTCTTGACTCACACTCTGAAAGTGGCAGGGCAGGCTGCAAGCCATTTACAACCATATGGAGTGCCATTCGTGGGATACGACCAAGGGACCCCCTGCACAGTATCAGGGACGTTAAGAAGCACCACCCACCAAGACCAGCGCTTGATACGAGCAGACTCGTAGGAACGATCACGACAGGAGCCGGTGGCATCTACCATCCCGACGGAACGCGGGATCTGACCCTCCGAGAGTATGCTTGCTTGCAAGGGTTCCCTCCGAACCACCAATTTGTCGGTACCAAGACGAGCATTCGGCGACAAATTGGAAATGCATTCCCACCGAACACAGTTGAAATGCTATATCAACATTTGCAAGACTGGCTGTTGAAGGCTGATGGCTTTACCTTGTGTCAGCTACCTGAGGAGAACGTTTATGtgatcgacgacgagggtgacTTTATTTCGGACTCGAACTCGACTCCGAGATTCGGAACGACGAGCTTGCCATTTGACGATTTTGTACAGTTGGATGATGATTTCATGTTTTCATCCAGGCAGATATTGGAAAGGCGGTCCGATTTTGTAGATTTAACTTGA
- a CDS encoding nonsense-mediated mRNA decay protein 1, translating into MEAGSGVRIRTLPDQTVTPLIVFPDKDEFAWRHEQATRIEMHNEDEAIKALNALKHPFEAWPVSPIPGLKNSFSTSWLFLVRLPEGNGNVIFPSVTDRFAVDMMSTIQRDAGIFSLVHLPAARITNPFENIEGLLDPYVKECAAFKVEVPRSWKNKDGQNMELDLMAHFQTVSSMEEIRSIAIRERGCQVINIRWDTCQLTFEAELAALYHLVAEHRLDEQRPADASLRAFEMILDFNSCRWPHWIDLFREFPHLKNPSYVIHGTPKVLVAKFKSLDGHHRAALEGLKEVKNGLYFVNGCPGAGKTEWNMILSALIQSKKAPRCKRPAPILFLVDINKTVDDAANRYQRLCRESGLSLKIIRMHSWPYEMRHSEKLNESHSKQDEENDELDFTKKFMTTACLATYCPSSRDQDTAPTLDEAAWEHYEKQKAGRFEHLERLLRRVDEGDAFSTADWRVLCGQVSSLYRDVLSQADFIATTPAASYGGLNKFFHPKLIFMDEAPHARELTTLIAIAYYNPLLWIFTGDVKQTRPFVKSMPRQRAQCVGSKFNPYSEQLRLSTMARASAAGALNCRLLVNKRAFGNLERLPSRMFYGEQMISGYDEASRFPASTRHLQGYLQSLDRMGGVGELDDNRVVVRLHASKERGLHSSFWNPAHHKWLLEQAQRLLRDENFRSTTGSAGTMMIEAPYSAAVRQYKSEVETWPAEWQDRVEVLTVDRAQGNQADVVFLDMVRTTKPGFMEDPQRLNVAITRARQAEIIVLHQRMTMKYVRGPIRVKTMYLSQILDDAVKNRRFISI; encoded by the exons ATGGAAGCCGGGTCGGGGGTTAGGATACGAACTCTGCCCGATCAG ACTGTGACTCCTTTAATTGTTTTCCCCGATAAAGACGAGTTTGCCTGGCGCCATGAACAAGCAACACGGATTGAGATGCACAATGAAGACGAAGCGATTAAAGCGCTCAATGCTCTGAAGCATCCATTCGAAGCGTGGCCAGTAAGCCCAATACCGGGCTTAAAGAACTCATTCAGCACTTCATGGTTATTTCTGGTCAGATTGCCAGAAGGGAACGGAAACGTCATCTTTCCGTCTGTGACGGAtcgcttcgccgtcgacatgatGTCCACAATCCAGCGGGATGCAGGAATATTCTCTTTGGTCCACCTTCCAGCCGCACGCATCACAAATCCGTTCGAAAATATTGAGGGACTTCTTGACCCATATGTCAAGGAATGCGCTGCTTTCAAGGTTGAAGTGCCTCGTTCGTGGAAGAATAAGGACGGACAAAACATGGAACTTGACCTCATGGCCCACTTTCAAACAGTTTCGTCCATGGAGGAAATCAGGTCGATCGCAATACGGGAGAGAGGGTGTCAGGTGATCAATATTCGTTGGGATACCTGCCAGCTGACGTTTGAAGCCGAGCTTGCCGCCCTGTATCATCTCGTTGCAGAGCATCGCCTGGATGAGCAGAGGCCGGCTGATGCCTCCCTTCGAGCCTTTGAAATGATCTTGGACTTTAACTCCTGCCGCTGGCCCCATTGGATTGACCTATTTAGAGAGTTTCCTCATCTCAAGAACCCTTCATATGTAATCCATGGCACACCCAAGGTCCTCGTTGCCAAGTTCAAATCCCTCGATGGGCACCATCGAGCAGCGCTGGAAGGTCTCAAGGAAGTGAAGAATGGCCTCTATTTCGTCAACGGCTGTCCCGGAGCGGGAAAGACAGAGTGGAACATGATCCTCTCCGCTCTCATTCAGTCCAAGAAAGCGCCAAGATGCAAAAGGCCGGCCCCAATTCTATTTCTTGTCGACATCAACAAaaccgtcgacgatgccgccaatCGATATCAGAGGCTGTGCAGAGAGTCAGGGCTTTCATTGAAGATTATCCGGATGCATAGCTGGCCGTATGAAATGCGACACAGCGAAAAACTCAACGAGAGCCACTCCAAACAGGATGAGGAGAACGACGAACTCGATTTCACGAAAAAGTTCATGACGACCGCTTGCCTTGCTACGTATTGTCCATCGAGCAGAGATCAGGACACTGCCCCTACACTCGATGAAGCAGCCTGGGAACATTACGAAAAGCAAAAGGCCGGGCGCTTCGAGCACCTCGAGAGGCTGCTCAGGAGAGTCGACGAAGGCGATGCCTTCAGCACAGCAGACTGGAGAGTCCTTTGCGGCCAGGTTTCGAGCCTCTACCGGGACGTCTTGTCACAAGCTGACTTCATTGCGACGACACCGGCAGCATCGTACGGAGGGCTCAATAAATTCTTCCATCCAAAGCTCATCTTCATGGATGAGGCGCCGCATGCGCGGGAGCTCACAACACTCATCGCGATCGCCTACTACAACCCTCTCTTGTGGATTTTTACCGGGGATGTGAAGCAAACACGGCCTTTCGTCAAGAGCATGCCAAGACAACGTGCGCAATGCGTAGGAAGCAAATTCAATCCTTATTCCGAACAACTGCGACTCAGCACCATGGCTCGGGCTAGCGCAGCAGGTGCTCTGAACTGCAGGCTACTTGTGAATAAGAGGGCCTTTGGAAACCTTGAACGTCTCCCGTCCAGGATGTTTTACGGCGAACAGATGATATCGGGGTACGACGAGGCATCGCGCTTCCCGGCGAGCACACGTCATCTCCAGGGGTACTTGCAATCACTGGACAGGATGGGGGGCGTGGGTGAACTGGATGACAaccgcgtcgtcgtgcggCTCCATGCCAGCAAGGAAAGGGGTCTTCACAGCAGCTTCTGGAACCCTGCGCACCACAAGTGGTTGCTAGAACAGGCGCAGAGGCTGCTTCGAGACGAAAATTTTAGAAGCACGACAGGATCGGCTGGAACGATGATGATAGAAGCACCCTATAGCGCCGCCGTACGCCAGTACAAATCGGAGGTTGAGACGTGGCCAGCTGAGTGGCAGGACCGGGTTGAAGTTTTGACAGTGGACAGGGCCCAAGGCAACCAAGCCGATGTTGTCTTCCTCGACATGGTGCGCACGACGAAGCCTGGCTTCATGGAAGACCCGCAGCGACTAAACGTAGCCATCACGCGAGCGAGGCAGGCAGAAATCATCGTCCTGCACCAAAGAATGACGATGAAGTACGTGCGAGGTCCGATTCGGGTCAAGACAATGTATCTCTCCCAAATTTTGGACGATGCAGTTAAGAATCGGAGGTTCATTTCGATATGA